From Elaeis guineensis isolate ETL-2024a chromosome 16, EG11, whole genome shotgun sequence, a single genomic window includes:
- the LOC105059318 gene encoding probable E3 ubiquitin-protein ligase XBOS33 isoform X2, whose product MGNSLWCSASGERLATAARDGDLAEARTLMELNPGLAKYSIFGGFNSPLHLAAANGHSEVAKLLLEKGVDVNSRNISGQVSKVEYLSNRTALHFAAEGGHVRCIRLLVADFSYGATVSLTDGAQEGSSPGSPLEHGYDQLALSKFVNKAANGGVTALHMAALNGHFDCVHLLLDLHADVSSICLYYTSSTGSIGAGSTALHYAACGGNLKCCQVLIARGASRSTVNCNGWLPRDVARLWGCHWLEQLLSPNSGFTIPLFDPSNYLSLPLRSILDIARDCGLQSSTASSDDDNLCAVCLERVCTVASEGCGHELCITCALCLCSTSKTTPETDALPGSIPCPLCRNGIVSFVKLPRFPPKELKLNQELSLCIKCSFDPHDLSPPAIACRSEFCKNHIMFVPL is encoded by the exons ATGGGGAACTCGCTGTGGTGCTCCGCCTCCGGAGAGCGGCTGGCCACGGCAGCGAGGGATGGGGATTTAGCCGAAGCACGGACGCTGATGGAGTTGAATCCCGGTCTCGCAAAGTACTCCATCTTCGGGGGATTCAACTCCCCGCTCCACTTGGCCGCTGCCAACGGCCACAGCGAG GTTGCTAAACTGTTGCTGGAGAAAGGAGTGGATGTGAACTCAAGGAACATCAGTGGACAG GTCTCAAAAGTGGAATATCTAAGCAATAGGACTGCACTGCACTTTGCTGCAGAAGGTGGGCATGTGCGGTGCATCAGGCTGTTGGTTGCTGACTTCTCCTATGGAGCAACTGTTTCTTTGACAGATGGTGCCCAGGAAGGCAGCAGCCCTGGATCTCCTTTAGAGCATGGTTATGATCAACT TGCACTCTCCAAGTTTGTTAACAAAGCAGCCAATGGTGGTGTGACAGCTCTCCATATGGCAGCATTGAACGGGCACTTTGATTGTGTGCATCTCCTACTCGATCTACATGCTGATGTCTCTTCCATATGTCTCTACTATACCTCATCGACGGGTTCAATAG GAGCTGGAAGCACTGCTTTGCATTATGCAGCATGTGGGGGAAATCTTAAATGTTGCCAG GTTCTTATTGCTAGAGGAGCCAGTAGGTCGACAGTGAATTGTAATGG GTGGCTTCCACGTGATGTTGCTAGGTTGTGGGGATGTCATTGGCTTGAGCAATTGCTGTCACCAAATTCTGGCTTTACCATACCCTTGTTTGATCCATCGAATTATCTATCCTTGCCTCTTAGGAGCATCCTTGATATAGCAAG GGATTGTGGGTTGCAGTCATCAACTGCTTCTTCCGATGATGATAATCTTTGTGCTGTTTGCCTGGAAAGAGTCTGCACTGTGGCTTCTGAAG GCTGTGGGCATGAACTCTGCATAACATGTGCACTCTGTCTTTGCTCAACAAGCAAAACAACACCTGAAACAGATGCACTGCCTGGATCAATTCCGTGTCCTCTCTGTCGAAATGGAATTGTGTCTTTTGTAAAGTTGCCCAGATTTCCACCTAAAGAGCTCAAGCTGAACCAAGAACTAAGCCTCTGCATCAAATGCAGTTTTGACCCTCATGATCTTAGCCCACCAGCAATTGCTTGCAGATCTGAGTTTTGTAAGAACCACATTATGTTTGTTCCTTTGTAA
- the LOC105059318 gene encoding probable E3 ubiquitin-protein ligase XBOS33 isoform X3 has protein sequence MGNSLWCSASGERLATAARDGDLAEARTLMELNPGLAKYSIFGGFNSPLHLAAANGHSEVSKVEYLSNRTALHFAAEGGHVRCIRLLVADFSYGATVSLTDGAQEGSSPGSPLEHGYDQLALSKFVNKAANGGVTALHMAALNGHFDCVHLLLDLHADVSSICLYYTSSTGSIGAGSTALHYAACGGNLKCCQVLIARGASRSTVNCNGWLPRDVARLWGCHWLEQLLSPNSGFTIPLFDPSNYLSLPLRSILDIARDCGLQSSTASSDDDNLCAVCLERVCTVASEGCGHELCITCALCLCSTSKTTPETDALPGSIPCPLCRNGIVSFVKLPRFPPKELKLNQELSLCIKCSFDPHDLSPPAIACRSEFCKNHIMFVPL, from the exons ATGGGGAACTCGCTGTGGTGCTCCGCCTCCGGAGAGCGGCTGGCCACGGCAGCGAGGGATGGGGATTTAGCCGAAGCACGGACGCTGATGGAGTTGAATCCCGGTCTCGCAAAGTACTCCATCTTCGGGGGATTCAACTCCCCGCTCCACTTGGCCGCTGCCAACGGCCACAGCGAG GTCTCAAAAGTGGAATATCTAAGCAATAGGACTGCACTGCACTTTGCTGCAGAAGGTGGGCATGTGCGGTGCATCAGGCTGTTGGTTGCTGACTTCTCCTATGGAGCAACTGTTTCTTTGACAGATGGTGCCCAGGAAGGCAGCAGCCCTGGATCTCCTTTAGAGCATGGTTATGATCAACT TGCACTCTCCAAGTTTGTTAACAAAGCAGCCAATGGTGGTGTGACAGCTCTCCATATGGCAGCATTGAACGGGCACTTTGATTGTGTGCATCTCCTACTCGATCTACATGCTGATGTCTCTTCCATATGTCTCTACTATACCTCATCGACGGGTTCAATAG GAGCTGGAAGCACTGCTTTGCATTATGCAGCATGTGGGGGAAATCTTAAATGTTGCCAG GTTCTTATTGCTAGAGGAGCCAGTAGGTCGACAGTGAATTGTAATGG GTGGCTTCCACGTGATGTTGCTAGGTTGTGGGGATGTCATTGGCTTGAGCAATTGCTGTCACCAAATTCTGGCTTTACCATACCCTTGTTTGATCCATCGAATTATCTATCCTTGCCTCTTAGGAGCATCCTTGATATAGCAAG GGATTGTGGGTTGCAGTCATCAACTGCTTCTTCCGATGATGATAATCTTTGTGCTGTTTGCCTGGAAAGAGTCTGCACTGTGGCTTCTGAAG GCTGTGGGCATGAACTCTGCATAACATGTGCACTCTGTCTTTGCTCAACAAGCAAAACAACACCTGAAACAGATGCACTGCCTGGATCAATTCCGTGTCCTCTCTGTCGAAATGGAATTGTGTCTTTTGTAAAGTTGCCCAGATTTCCACCTAAAGAGCTCAAGCTGAACCAAGAACTAAGCCTCTGCATCAAATGCAGTTTTGACCCTCATGATCTTAGCCCACCAGCAATTGCTTGCAGATCTGAGTTTTGTAAGAACCACATTATGTTTGTTCCTTTGTAA
- the LOC105059318 gene encoding probable E3 ubiquitin-protein ligase XBOS33 isoform X1, protein MGNSLWCSASGERLATAARDGDLAEARTLMELNPGLAKYSIFGGFNSPLHLAAANGHSEVAKLLLEKGVDVNSRNISGQTPLMHACHSGHWEVVQILLVFRCDVSKVEYLSNRTALHFAAEGGHVRCIRLLVADFSYGATVSLTDGAQEGSSPGSPLEHGYDQLALSKFVNKAANGGVTALHMAALNGHFDCVHLLLDLHADVSSICLYYTSSTGSIGAGSTALHYAACGGNLKCCQVLIARGASRSTVNCNGWLPRDVARLWGCHWLEQLLSPNSGFTIPLFDPSNYLSLPLRSILDIARDCGLQSSTASSDDDNLCAVCLERVCTVASEGCGHELCITCALCLCSTSKTTPETDALPGSIPCPLCRNGIVSFVKLPRFPPKELKLNQELSLCIKCSFDPHDLSPPAIACRSEFCKNHIMFVPL, encoded by the exons ATGGGGAACTCGCTGTGGTGCTCCGCCTCCGGAGAGCGGCTGGCCACGGCAGCGAGGGATGGGGATTTAGCCGAAGCACGGACGCTGATGGAGTTGAATCCCGGTCTCGCAAAGTACTCCATCTTCGGGGGATTCAACTCCCCGCTCCACTTGGCCGCTGCCAACGGCCACAGCGAG GTTGCTAAACTGTTGCTGGAGAAAGGAGTGGATGTGAACTCAAGGAACATCAGTGGACAG ACACCATTGATGCATGCATGCCACTCTGGGCATTGGGAAGTAGTGCAGATTCTGCTGGTATTCAGATgtgat GTCTCAAAAGTGGAATATCTAAGCAATAGGACTGCACTGCACTTTGCTGCAGAAGGTGGGCATGTGCGGTGCATCAGGCTGTTGGTTGCTGACTTCTCCTATGGAGCAACTGTTTCTTTGACAGATGGTGCCCAGGAAGGCAGCAGCCCTGGATCTCCTTTAGAGCATGGTTATGATCAACT TGCACTCTCCAAGTTTGTTAACAAAGCAGCCAATGGTGGTGTGACAGCTCTCCATATGGCAGCATTGAACGGGCACTTTGATTGTGTGCATCTCCTACTCGATCTACATGCTGATGTCTCTTCCATATGTCTCTACTATACCTCATCGACGGGTTCAATAG GAGCTGGAAGCACTGCTTTGCATTATGCAGCATGTGGGGGAAATCTTAAATGTTGCCAG GTTCTTATTGCTAGAGGAGCCAGTAGGTCGACAGTGAATTGTAATGG GTGGCTTCCACGTGATGTTGCTAGGTTGTGGGGATGTCATTGGCTTGAGCAATTGCTGTCACCAAATTCTGGCTTTACCATACCCTTGTTTGATCCATCGAATTATCTATCCTTGCCTCTTAGGAGCATCCTTGATATAGCAAG GGATTGTGGGTTGCAGTCATCAACTGCTTCTTCCGATGATGATAATCTTTGTGCTGTTTGCCTGGAAAGAGTCTGCACTGTGGCTTCTGAAG GCTGTGGGCATGAACTCTGCATAACATGTGCACTCTGTCTTTGCTCAACAAGCAAAACAACACCTGAAACAGATGCACTGCCTGGATCAATTCCGTGTCCTCTCTGTCGAAATGGAATTGTGTCTTTTGTAAAGTTGCCCAGATTTCCACCTAAAGAGCTCAAGCTGAACCAAGAACTAAGCCTCTGCATCAAATGCAGTTTTGACCCTCATGATCTTAGCCCACCAGCAATTGCTTGCAGATCTGAGTTTTGTAAGAACCACATTATGTTTGTTCCTTTGTAA
- the LOC105059318 gene encoding probable E3 ubiquitin-protein ligase XBOS33 isoform X4, protein MHACHSGHWEVVQILLVFRCDVSKVEYLSNRTALHFAAEGGHVRCIRLLVADFSYGATVSLTDGAQEGSSPGSPLEHGYDQLALSKFVNKAANGGVTALHMAALNGHFDCVHLLLDLHADVSSICLYYTSSTGSIGAGSTALHYAACGGNLKCCQVLIARGASRSTVNCNGWLPRDVARLWGCHWLEQLLSPNSGFTIPLFDPSNYLSLPLRSILDIARDCGLQSSTASSDDDNLCAVCLERVCTVASEGCGHELCITCALCLCSTSKTTPETDALPGSIPCPLCRNGIVSFVKLPRFPPKELKLNQELSLCIKCSFDPHDLSPPAIACRSEFCKNHIMFVPL, encoded by the exons ATGCATGCATGCCACTCTGGGCATTGGGAAGTAGTGCAGATTCTGCTGGTATTCAGATgtgat GTCTCAAAAGTGGAATATCTAAGCAATAGGACTGCACTGCACTTTGCTGCAGAAGGTGGGCATGTGCGGTGCATCAGGCTGTTGGTTGCTGACTTCTCCTATGGAGCAACTGTTTCTTTGACAGATGGTGCCCAGGAAGGCAGCAGCCCTGGATCTCCTTTAGAGCATGGTTATGATCAACT TGCACTCTCCAAGTTTGTTAACAAAGCAGCCAATGGTGGTGTGACAGCTCTCCATATGGCAGCATTGAACGGGCACTTTGATTGTGTGCATCTCCTACTCGATCTACATGCTGATGTCTCTTCCATATGTCTCTACTATACCTCATCGACGGGTTCAATAG GAGCTGGAAGCACTGCTTTGCATTATGCAGCATGTGGGGGAAATCTTAAATGTTGCCAG GTTCTTATTGCTAGAGGAGCCAGTAGGTCGACAGTGAATTGTAATGG GTGGCTTCCACGTGATGTTGCTAGGTTGTGGGGATGTCATTGGCTTGAGCAATTGCTGTCACCAAATTCTGGCTTTACCATACCCTTGTTTGATCCATCGAATTATCTATCCTTGCCTCTTAGGAGCATCCTTGATATAGCAAG GGATTGTGGGTTGCAGTCATCAACTGCTTCTTCCGATGATGATAATCTTTGTGCTGTTTGCCTGGAAAGAGTCTGCACTGTGGCTTCTGAAG GCTGTGGGCATGAACTCTGCATAACATGTGCACTCTGTCTTTGCTCAACAAGCAAAACAACACCTGAAACAGATGCACTGCCTGGATCAATTCCGTGTCCTCTCTGTCGAAATGGAATTGTGTCTTTTGTAAAGTTGCCCAGATTTCCACCTAAAGAGCTCAAGCTGAACCAAGAACTAAGCCTCTGCATCAAATGCAGTTTTGACCCTCATGATCTTAGCCCACCAGCAATTGCTTGCAGATCTGAGTTTTGTAAGAACCACATTATGTTTGTTCCTTTGTAA